One stretch of Aquimarina sp. Aq107 DNA includes these proteins:
- a CDS encoding glycoside hydrolase family 9 protein → MKQRILFTIALSFLIAFVGNSQIIYSDNFDENISSVEPTSAYAVSLSNDNLLINANGTAGAFSPFKYTLHNNGSDVSINISNQTKLYIKVKGSSNPDLRIDIQDEDGFVSNLSPLSIRIDNEFTIYELDYSSNLQDGGYGGSDCTQATAPCPVDPSKIAFVQFFVNAAEGGYSGTIEIDWISFGEPLETPPPPSAYEVRYNQVSYLTGRNKTISVVAQSSFSNQAYTILDNSNNTVLSGTTGVSSLWSDSGEHIANVDISEVDTEGTYRFLIDTEEITFNVSTDGYAELREEAFKYYYYNRSSTALESTHAGIYARPAGTPDDVVRVHSSAATSARPEGTVISAPKGWYDAGDYNKYVVNSGISTYTLLAAYEHYKTEWQSLQYNIPEQGGDLPDILDEVLWNLDWMLDMQDPNDGGVYHKLTAKNFSGRVMPAAYNLERFVVQKSTAAALNFAAVTAVASRIFSDYESVRPGFSAQLEQAAKDAYSWAKANPAIYYSQGNGTPVSDISTGEYGDTNVTDEFQWAAVELFITTRENTYRDDIDVSSIGGGTPSWPYSDPLALISIAQYTTSLASSINVTAANSTLISTADQLKNQVNTSPMKTTMSTNDYSWGSNGAVGNQLILLIRAYELTQDESYLDAAYTAMDYIFGRNGTGYSYVTGFGDTQVFEPHHRISDADGISAPIPGMIVGGPQNENNPDTGDCTGSGISFPSNLPASKYVDHWCSYSTNEITINWNAPLVYAMHALDFYQKESATLSVNDLEETSEAFKVYPNPTNKILNIKTPFSNGSSSIELYSIQGKKVFSKELNSEQSNLDISNLSAGLYLIKINNNTNSYTTKIIKQ, encoded by the coding sequence ATGAAACAAAGAATTCTGTTTACTATCGCCCTTTCATTCTTAATTGCTTTTGTAGGCAACAGTCAAATTATCTACAGTGATAATTTTGACGAAAACATATCAAGTGTAGAACCTACTTCTGCTTATGCCGTGTCATTATCTAATGATAATTTATTAATCAATGCTAATGGTACTGCAGGAGCTTTTAGCCCATTTAAATATACACTACACAACAATGGTTCTGATGTCTCAATAAATATATCAAACCAAACCAAACTATATATTAAAGTAAAGGGTAGCTCCAACCCGGATTTAAGAATTGACATCCAAGATGAAGATGGTTTTGTATCTAATCTAAGCCCGTTGTCTATTAGAATAGACAATGAGTTTACTATTTATGAACTAGATTATTCTTCTAATTTACAAGATGGAGGTTATGGAGGTTCTGATTGTACACAAGCTACAGCTCCTTGCCCTGTAGATCCTTCTAAAATAGCTTTTGTTCAATTTTTTGTAAATGCTGCAGAAGGAGGATACTCGGGAACTATTGAAATCGATTGGATTTCCTTTGGAGAACCTTTAGAAACACCTCCTCCACCATCCGCATATGAGGTTCGCTACAATCAAGTATCATATTTAACAGGTAGAAATAAAACCATTAGTGTTGTAGCTCAAAGTAGTTTTAGCAATCAAGCATACACCATACTAGATAACTCTAACAATACAGTATTATCTGGAACTACAGGAGTATCTTCTTTATGGAGTGATTCTGGAGAACATATTGCGAATGTAGATATTTCTGAAGTGGACACCGAAGGAACATATCGTTTTCTAATAGATACTGAAGAAATCACCTTTAACGTAAGTACAGATGGGTATGCAGAACTTAGAGAAGAAGCTTTTAAGTACTATTATTACAACCGTTCTTCTACGGCATTAGAGTCAACCCATGCAGGTATTTATGCAAGACCAGCGGGAACTCCAGATGATGTAGTTCGTGTGCATTCATCAGCAGCGACATCTGCACGACCAGAGGGAACAGTAATATCTGCACCAAAAGGATGGTATGACGCGGGAGATTACAACAAATACGTTGTAAACAGTGGAATTAGCACATATACCTTATTAGCTGCTTATGAACATTATAAAACGGAATGGCAAAGCTTACAATATAATATTCCTGAACAAGGTGGAGATTTACCTGATATCTTAGATGAAGTTTTATGGAATTTAGATTGGATGTTAGACATGCAAGACCCTAATGACGGTGGAGTATACCATAAATTAACTGCTAAAAACTTTTCTGGAAGAGTAATGCCTGCCGCATATAATTTAGAAAGATTTGTTGTACAAAAATCAACCGCAGCAGCTTTAAATTTTGCTGCTGTAACAGCAGTGGCATCAAGAATATTTTCTGATTACGAAAGCGTAAGACCTGGATTTAGTGCACAATTAGAACAAGCAGCAAAAGACGCCTATTCTTGGGCAAAAGCTAATCCTGCTATTTATTATAGCCAAGGGAATGGAACACCTGTTTCTGATATTTCTACTGGAGAATACGGAGATACGAATGTTACCGACGAATTTCAATGGGCAGCAGTAGAACTATTTATTACAACTAGAGAAAATACATATCGAGATGACATTGATGTAAGTTCTATTGGAGGAGGAACGCCAAGCTGGCCATATAGTGACCCTCTTGCACTAATTTCAATAGCTCAATACACTACCAGTTTAGCAAGCTCAATTAACGTTACCGCTGCCAATAGTACTTTAATAAGCACAGCTGATCAATTAAAGAATCAGGTTAATACTTCTCCAATGAAAACTACAATGTCTACTAACGACTATTCTTGGGGAAGTAACGGAGCAGTAGGAAATCAACTAATCTTACTGATCAGAGCATATGAACTGACTCAAGATGAGTCTTATTTAGACGCTGCTTATACAGCGATGGACTATATTTTTGGTAGAAACGGAACTGGTTACTCATATGTAACTGGATTCGGAGATACACAAGTATTCGAACCTCACCATAGAATATCTGATGCTGATGGTATTTCTGCTCCTATTCCAGGTATGATTGTAGGAGGACCGCAAAATGAAAACAATCCGGATACAGGTGATTGTACAGGCTCTGGAATTAGTTTCCCTTCCAATCTGCCAGCTTCAAAATATGTAGACCACTGGTGTTCTTATTCTACAAATGAAATTACTATTAATTGGAATGCCCCTTTAGTCTATGCAATGCATGCTTTAGATTTCTATCAAAAAGAATCAGCTACGCTATCAGTGAACGATCTTGAAGAAACTTCAGAAGCTTTTAAAGTATATCCTAATCCTACAAATAAAATATTAAATATAAAGACTCCTTTCTCTAACGGATCTTCAAGTATCGAACTATATTCAATACAAGGAAAAAAGGTTTTTTCTAAAGAATTAAATAGTGAACAATCCAATCTAGACATTAGTAATTTATCAGCAGGATTATACTTGATAAAAATCAATAACAATACTAATAGCTATACAACAAAAATTATAAAACAGTAA